DNA from Halobaculum sp. XH14:
GTCGGCGCGTTGGGCGGGAAAAGCTATCGTTCGTGTGGGAGCGGCTGACCCGGCGGGTGCGGGACGCGAGTCAGTACGCGAAGTTCAGGAGGATGATCATGATGCCGAAGAGGACGCCGAACGCGACCACGGTCTTCGGGTCGATTCGGATCGCGT
Protein-coding regions in this window:
- a CDS encoding preprotein translocase subunit Sec61beta, producing the protein MSSGQNSGGLMSSAGLVRYFDAEDRNAIRIDPKTVVAFGVLFGIMIILLNFAY